The following nucleotide sequence is from Brachyspira suanatina.
CTACTGAAATCAGAGCTGCTTTGAAAAACGATGTAAACAATAAATCTTCTATTGTAAGCAGAGTTTATGGTCTTGGCGGTACTGAATTTACTCTTGAAAAAGCTAAAGAATTATTTGAATTAGGTTTAAAAGAATTAGCTAACCCTGGTTCTGTTGAAAAACATTCTTACTTAGAGCAATATATGGGTCATGCTGGTGTTGAAATGAAACCTATACATGAACATCTTACTTTAGAGAGCCAAAAATCTGGTATAACTGTTACTATGAACGAACAAACTCATAAACTTGAAGTTAAAGTTCCACCTCTTAGAGAATTAACTGGTAAAGCTTATCGTTATGCTCAAGGTCATGGTGCTTGTAACGGTTGTGGTATCTTCTCTGGTATCAATACTTTCATGAAAGGTATCGAAGGTGAGGTTGTTCTTTTAGTACATACTGGTTGTTCTATGGTTGTTACTACTGGTTATCCTTACAGCTCTTATAGAACTACTTATGTTCACAACTTATTCCAAAACGGTGCTGCTACTCTTTCTGGTGTTGTTGAAATGTATCATGAAAGAAAAAGAAGAGGAGAAATTCAAGGACCTGAAGATCCTACTTTCATAATGGTTACTGGTGACGGTGGTCATGATATAGGTATGGGACCTTCTATTGGTGCTGCTATTAGAAATCACAAAATGATTATATTAGAATATGATAATGAAGGATACATGAACACTGGTAACCAATTATCATTCTCTACTCCTATAGGACATAGAACTTCTACTTCTAACGTTGGTAAAGCTGAAGTTGGTAAACAGTTTAACCACAAAGATGTTGCTCAGATTTTTGCTGGTTGTCATATACCTTATGTTGCTACTGGCTGTGAATCTTATCCTTTAGATTTGATTAAGAAAGCTGCTAAAGCTCAGTGGTATGCTAATCATCATGGTACTGCTTTTGTTAAACTTCTTATCGCTTGTCCATTGAACTGGAAATCTCCTGATGATATGGGTAAAGATGTTATTAAAGCTGCTGTTGATTGCTGCTTCTTCCCATTATATGAAGTTGAACATGGTATTACTACTATTACTACTATGATAGCTGATGATAAAAAATTACCTGTTACTGAATGGTTGAAAATGATGGGTAAAACTAAACACCTTCTTAAACATCAAGACTTACTTGACTCTTTCCAAAAAGAAGTTGACAGAAGATGGACTAGAATCAAAGCTATGCATGAAAGTCCTGTTCTATAATAAGTTAATAGCTTAAAATAAAGATGACGGTTGTTTATCTGATAGGGTAGGCAGCCGTTATTTTTGTTTTTAAGCTTTATTATGAATCCATCCCATTACTATTTTCAATGTAAATAAAAATTTGAACTTCATTTTTCTTAATTACTTAATCTGAAAATATAGCTCCTACTAGATTTATTTAAATTTGCTGTATACTAAGCCGCACGCAGAACAAAATTATAAATATTGATTGATTAAAAATAAAATTTTGATTATAAAAAATAGCCAATTAACCGTGCGTTAAATAGGTTTTCAAATTTAAATAACACTTGGGCGGGTGCTAACATTTCTAATAAAACAATAAAGTTAATTTAAGTTAAAATGTGTAGATTAAGCAGAAAATTTTAAAGGGCGGGGTATTTAAATAAATTCAAAAATTATGTATTGAATTATTAAATAATTTTGGTAACATATAGGTATTATTTTTAAGGACTATTATATGAAAACTTATGAGAGATTTATAAAATATACATCTTTTAATACTACTTCAAACAGCAGAAATGAGAATCAAACACCAAGTACAGAAGGACAAAGAGTATTCGCTGAATATTTAGTAAATGAATTAAAAACAATGGGTATTGATAATGCTTATATAGATGATAAATCTTTTGTATATGCTTCGATACCTGCATCTAAAGGAAAAGAGGATAAGCCTAAATTAGGATTCATTGCACATTTAGATACCAATGAAGATGCACCGGGAGAAAATATAAAAACTAATATTATTAAAAATTATGACGGTAAAGATATTGTTTTAAATAAGGAAAAAAATATAGTTTTAAGCAGTAAAAAGTTTGATAATTTAAATAAATACATAGGCAATGATTTAATAGTAACAGACGGAACTACTCTTTTGGGTGCTGATGATAAGGCTGGTATTGCAGAAATTATGACTATGGCTGAAATTCTAATGAATGATAAAACAATAGAGCATGGAGAAATAAAAATAGCTTTCACTCCTGATGAGGAAATAGGAGAAGGTATTGAATACTTTGATATTGAAAAGTTTAATGCAGATTTTGCTTATACTATAGACGGCGGAGAGATTGGAGAAATAGAGTATGAGAATTTTAATGCCGCTTCTTGTAAAATAAAAGTTAATGGAGTGAATGTGCATCCGGGCTATTCTAAAAATAAAATGAAGAATGCTATTTTATTTGCAATGGAATTTAACTCTATGCTTCCAGCAGAACAAAAGCCTCAGTATACAGAAAAGTATGAAGGTTTTTATCATCTATCATATATAGAAGGTACAGAAGAAAAAGCAGAGCTTGAATATATTATAAGAGATCATGATTTAGAGAAGTTCAATAATAAAAAAGAATTCATAAAAGATATTTGCAGTTTTTTAAATAAAAAATACGGCGAAAATACATTTATATGTGATATTAAAGATAGCTACTATAATATGAAAGAAAAAATACTTCCTCATATGCATTTAATTGATAATGCTAAAAAGGCTTTTAATGAATGCGGAATAAAAGAAAAAATAGTACCTATTAGAGGCGGTACTGATGGGGCTAGATTATCTTTTAGAGGATTGCCTTGTCCTAATTTATCAGCTGGAGGAGAAAATTTTCACAGCAGATTTGAATACATTCCTGTTCAGTCTTTAGAAAAAATGACAGAGGTTATATTAAAAATAGTAAGCATATATTCTAATTAAATTAAAAAATAATAAAGTGAGCGGGTATGTATTAAGTTTTTAAATTTACTTACATTTGCCTGCCCAAGATTTGTTTAATTTTTTGAGTATATACCTAAACAAATATACTTTGTCAAAAATAAATTTATATTTTCTTTTTTATATCTGGGGCTTTGCTGCGAAGCACACAGTCGTGCCAGCCCCCACTTCTTTTGCGACCGAGAAGTACTGTTAAGTATTGCCACAGGCGAAGCCCGCCTACGGCGAGAAGCTATATCTTCGACAAGCTTGGATACGCTTCGCGAAAGGCTACATATAGGATTTTATTTAAGAGGTTATCTTACATATAAGACAATTTTAGTATGATTTTGTACTAATTTTATACTTGCACTTTTTGGTTCTTTTTGCGGCGGGAAAAAGAACAACAAAAAATTGACAAACTCTAAAATTTTTAGTATACACCGCACGCAGAACTAAATTTAAAATATATATTTATTCATAAATACAAATTTTATTATATTATAAAATTTCACTTACCGTGCGTTAAATAGTACTGATTATAATACTATCAATTTTTTCAAAACTATATTATATTAGAATGCATTAAAAATATTAAAAGGAAGTATTTATATGGGACTTTATATTGTAATTAATATTATAATATTGTTGGCTCTAATTGGATTACTCTATTTTATGCAAAAGAAGCATATGAATTTCACAATTAGAGTATTATCAGCTTTAGTTTTAGGCTTGGCTTTAGGGTTCGTACTTAGAACAGTTTATGCCTCAAATATGGAAATAGTAAATCAAAGTATCGTTTGGTACAATGTAGTAGGTAACGGTTATGTGAGATTATTACAGATGTTAGTTATGCCTTTAATTTTTGTTTCTATAACTATGGCTCTTCTTAACATAAAAGGTAATAGTAACAATCTAGGCAAAATGACTATGATAATTATTGGCGTACTAATGATAACAACAGCAATATCTGCTTTAGTTGGATTTTTAACAGCTAAAGGATTTGGTTTAGATGCTTCAAAACTTCAGTCATTGGTAGGCGATATATCAAAAGGTGCTTCAAATTATGAGGGTAGATTGGAAGAATTTTCATCAAGACCAGTTCCTCAGCAATTATTAGATATCATACCTACAAATCCATTTGCAGCATTAGCCGGTATGGGAGGATCGCCTACACTTTCAGTTGTATTTTTTGCAGCTTTAGTGGGTTCTTCTGCATTGGGACTTAGAAAGAAAAAGCCTGAAGTTTTTGAATTTTTCCAAAAGATTATGCAGTCTTTGCATGATGTTGTTATGAAGATAGTAGCTTTCGTTATGAGATTAACTCCATTCGGTGTATTAGCTCTTATGGCAAAATTCATGGCTACAAGCGATTTGAATGCATTCGCTCAATTAGGTCAATTCCTTCTAGCCTCTTATATATCTATAATAATTATGCTTATAGTTCATAGTATAATACTTATGATATTTGGATATAATCCTATCAAATATTATACTAAAGCATTTACAGTTTTAACATTTGCTTTCTCATCAAGAACAAGTGCAGGTACTTTGCCTTTAACTGTTTCAGCTTTAAAAGATAAAATGGGGATATCTGAAGGAGTTTCAAATTTATCAGCTTCTCTTGCTGTAACAATAGGACAGAATGGATGTGCTGGTATTTATCCTGCTATGGTAGTTGCTATGATTGCACCTACTTTAGGAATTAATCCTCTTGAACCTGCATTCTTAATAAAGGCTGTTATAATAATTGCTATTGGAAGTTTCGGAATTGCCGGAGTTGGAGGAGGAGCTACAAATGCCGCTTTGATTACGCTTTCAGCTTTAGGTTTTCCTGTAGGTTTAGTAGCTATACTTTTAGGAATAGAGCCTCTTATTGATATGGGAAGAACCATGCTTAATGTTAATGATGGTATGGTTACTGCTGCTGTTACAGGAAAAATCTGCAAGGAAGTGGATATGGATAAATTCAATTCCAATGATAATACCAGTTCTAATGAAGCAGAAGCTATGTAATTAATTAAAATATTATAATAAAAGTTTTAGGTATTCCAAATAAATTGGGATACCTATTTTTATATTAGATAAAATTTATATATCTGATAACCGCACGGTGAACAAAGTTGAAAAACATAATGAAATTTGAATTATAATATAAATTTTTAGTTTTGCTAAAATGTGGGGGTATATTCGCAATAAATTTAAAAAAACTTGGGTGGGCAGCTAAAATAACATGTAATATTGAAAAAGAAAAATAATTTAAAAACTACAGAATAAATTAAAAAAACTAAAGGGTGGGCGAGTGTAATTAAGTTTTAAAACTTTATTTACATACCCCCCCTTTATTCTTTATCACTACAATCTGCAATTTTCAATTTATTTATACTTAAAGCTAATGAAGAAATTATAGCACCCACCCAAGTGCAGATTAGATTTTTAATTTAATACTACGCACGCTTTATCTATTTTTATATATAGCAAAATTTGAATACTAAATTAATTTATATTTTTTATTTAGTTTACCGTGCGTAAATTAAAACTCTATATTGTTATTAGCACAAAACTCTTCAGCAGTTTTTATATTTTCTTTTGCAAGTGAAGTAATACATTTTACTATTAATTTTTTATCATCTTTTTTAGCAAAGCTGTATGCATCAGAAAAATATTTGTAAGCCTCTTCATTAAAAATATTTTTCTTATTGTTCATTTTATCTAATTGTATATAAATGTACGCTATGCTGTTATTAGCTAGAGCATGTTTACTATTTAGTTTTAAAGCATATCTAAAACATAATAAAGCATTGTTATAATATTTATTTGCATTGTCATTATCTTTCATTGATAAATAAATATTAGCTAATTTTGTAGTAGTATAACCCATACTGTCATAAATTGAAGCATTGTTTAAATTGTCATTTATTTTTAAAGCTAAACCCTTTTCATAATATAATAAAGCATCATTAAGTAAATCTATAGCCCTTTGAGTGTTGCCATATTTAAATTCATTGTTGGAATATTTTGTCTTTGAAAATCCTATTCCATTATAAGCATTAGCATATTTAGGATCAATTTCTAAAGCCCTTATATAATCTTCAAAAGCTTCATTGTAAAGTTTTAATTCTACTTTGCTGAGCCCTCTGTTATAATAAGCATCAATAGAAGACTTATCAGCTTCAATAACTTTAGTGTAGCAGTCTATAGCTTTTTGATGCTCTTTCAAAGAATCATAACATATACCTATATTAAAATAAGCATCCATTATGGTATTATCAATCTCTATTACTTTATAAAAATCTTTTATAGCCTCATTGTATAATTCCATTTCAATTTCAGCTAAAGCCCTGTTATAATATGGATCAGGAGTATTCGGATTAAGTTCAATAACTCTAGCATAATATTTCAAAGCTGTTTCATATTCCTCTAAAGCATCATAAGATAAAGCTAAATGATAATTAGCATATACACTTTCATTATCAAGCTCTATAACTTTTTTGAAATCTTTAATAGCTAATTCATAATTAGAACTTCTATAATGTACAAGCCCTCTTTCATTATAGGCATTAATATATTGCGGGTCTAATTCTATGGCTTTGTTTATATATTTTAAAGCTTCATCTAATTCATTTAAATATGAATTAGTAAGCCCTCTATAATAATAAAATTCAGCATCTTCACTGTATAATGAAATAGCCTTATCAAAATCTTCTATAGCTTCTTTATATAAATGCATCCTGCCTTTTAGTAACGCTCTATTATTATATAAATATGCATCATTTTGTTCTAGTTCTATAGCTTTATTATAATCCTCTAATGCCTCATCATACATCTGCATTTCATTTTTTATAAGACCTCTATTATTGTATGAATAAGTATCTTCAGGATTTAATTCTATAGCTTTATTATAATCTGCTAAAGCATCTTCATATAGTTCTAAAGATTCTTCAGCTAATGCTCTGTTATAATATGAATAGTATATATCATCATTTATTTCTATTATTTTTGTATAATAATTAATAGATTCTTTATAATTTCCTAACTTGTATTCAAGAAGTCCCATATCATTATATATGCTGATAATATTATCTTCATCGGCGTATTCTAATGCTTTTTTATAATCGTCCATAGCCTCTTTATATAACTCTAAGCTGTTTTTAGTAAGCCCCCTGAAATAATAGGCATTAGAATAATTGCCGTCTAATTCAATGGCTTTATCAAAGTCATTAATGGCATCTTCATATAGACCTAAGAAAAATTCTGTTAAACCCTTAGAATAATATGAATCGCTGTCATCATCTCTTAATTGTATAACTTTATTAAAGTCGGATAATGCCTCTTCATACATATTAAGATATCTTTTAGAATGTCCTCTGTAATAGTATGCATCATCAATTTCATCATCTAATAATAAAGATATATCAAAGTTTTTTATAGCTTCCTCATATCTTCCCAAATAAAAATATCCTAATCCTATATAGTATATAGCTTCAGCATCATCTTCATTAAACTCTAAAACTTTTTTGAAATCTTTTATTCCTTCTTCATATTGTCCTAAATATGATTTTGAATGTCCTCTGTTGTAGTAGGCATTAGATTTATCTGGAGACAACTCTATTACTTTGTCAAAATTTTTAATAGCTTCCTCGTAGTTTTTTAAATTAAAATATGATAGTCCTCTATTATAGTAAGTATCCACTAAAATATTATGAGTAGTATTTATATCTTCATCTTTTATATTTTTTCCTTCTTCATCATCTTCATTATCATAAGAATCGCTGTATATAATAAATTCGCTGTCTGAATATGCAATAATATCTCTATTATATATATATATAACTTCATCTAAATATTCTATTGCTTTTTTATAATCTTTTCCTATAAAAGCTTCATTTCCTAAATCAAATAATCTTTCTATCTTCTTTTTATCATCCATATTCATTTATCATTACTCCAATAATAGACTATTCTTATAATTATATACAAAAATATAATAATTACTATATATAATAGTTAATATTATTCATATGAATAGTTAGTATTATTCATTGATTTATTTTTATTTTTATAATAAATTTTGACAAACGTATATTTTTAAATATAATATAATATTGTTCTAATATTTACTAATATATTTTTTTAAAATTAAAAAAGTTTAATATCAATGAAGGAGGGTATATGGCTAAAGGTAGAGTTACTATTGATAGAGAACAATGTAAAGGATGTTCTAACTGCATATCTGTTTGTCCAACTAAGATACTGTATTTAGATAAAGAAAATATGAATTCTTGGGGGTATTATCCTGCAGCTATTACTGATATGGAAAAATGTATAGGCTGTGCTAATTGTGCTATGATGTGTCCGGATATATGTATAACAGTTGAAAGGTTAGATAAGGAGGAGGGTAAATAATGGCTAGAACATTAATGAAAGGAAATGAAGCTATGGCTAGTGCGGCTATTGCTGCAGGATGTAAATGTTTTTTTGGGTATCCTATTACTCCGCAGAATGAGATACCTGAATTTATGTCAAAAGCTATGTATGAATCAGGCGGATCATTTGTGCAGGCAGAAAGTGAGGTTGCTGCTATTAATATGGTTTATGGTGCGGGAGGAGCTGGGGTAAGAGCTATGACTTCTTCTTCTTCTCCAGGTATAGCTTTAAAACAGGAAGGTGTATCATATCTTGCCGGTGCGGAAGTTCCTGCTGTTATACTTAATGTTATGAGAGGAGGTCCTGGACTTGGAAGTATACAGCCTTCACAAAGCGATTATAATATGATGACTAAAGGCGGCGGAGATGGGGATTATAATTGTCCTGTTTTAGCACCTGCGAATTTACAGGAAGCTGCTGATATGATAATGGAGGCTTTTGATATAGCCGATCATTACAGAACTCCTGTTTATGTTGCTGCTGACGGTTTTATAGGGCAGATGATGGAGCCTGTAGATATAGTATATAAGCCAAAGTATGAGATAAAAGAAAAGACTTGGGCTGCATGCGGAAAAAGAGGAAAAAGAGAAAAAAATAATATAATTAACTCTCTTTATTTAGAGCCTGAATTATTATATGAACATAATCTTCATTTGCAGAAAAAATACGATGAAATAAAAGAAAAAGAAGCAAGAGCAGAGAAATACCATACAGATGATGCTGAATTAATATTTGTTTCTTATGGTACTATGTCAAGAATAGTAAGAGGTGTTGTTGATAAATTTAGAGAAGAAGGCAAGAAGGTTGGTATGATTAGACCTCAAACTTTATGGCCTTTTCCTGTTAAAGCATTTGATAATCCTAATTGCAAAATGTATATAAGTATTGAACTGAGCATGGGACAAATGGTTGATGATGTAAAACTCGCAGTGGAATGTAAAGTTCCTGTTAAATTCTATGGAAAGGCTGGCGGTTTGGTACCTACTTCTTATGAAATAATAGATAATGTGAGAGTTTTAGCAGGAGGTTTATTATGACAGTATTTGAAAAATCAAAAGGATTAACAGATGCCAGGACACATTATTGTCCTGGATGTATGCATGGTACTTCTCAAAGAATAATAGCTGAATGTTTAGAAGAACTTAATGTACTTGACAGAACCGTAGGAATAGCTTCAGTAGGTTGTTCAGTACTAGCTTATAAATATTTTAATTGCGATATGCAGCAGGCAGCGCATGGAAGAGCTCCGGCTGTTGCTACAGGTATAAAAAGAGCCATTCATGACAGCGTTGTATTTACACTTCAAGGTGATGGAGATTTAGCTGCAATAGGTACTGCCGAGATAGTACATGCCGCTGCAAGAGGAGAAAATATTACAGTAATATTTTTGAATAATGCAATTTACGGTATGACAGGCGGACAGATGGCTCCTACAACTTTGGAAGGACAAAGAACAACTACTACACAAGCCGGAAGAGATTTCCACAGAGCAGGCAAACCTATAAGAGTATGCGAAATGCTTGCTACTTTGGAAGGAGCTACTTTTGTTGAGAGAGTTGCTTTAGACAGTCCTGCAAATATTAGAAAGGCTAAAGTTGCTGTTAAAAAGGCTTTTGAAAATCAGATTGCAGGAAAAGGATTTTCTATAGTAGAAATGCTTACAAGCTGTACTACTAACTGGGGAATAGCACCAACTGAATCTCATAAATGGATAAGAGAATATATGATACCTCATTATCCTCTTGGTAATTTTAGAAATGACGGTTAAAAAAGGAGGGAATATATGAGTACAGAAAGAATTATTTTTGCAGGCTTCGGCGGACAGGGTGTTATGTCTATGGGACAGATGATAGCCTATGCCGGAATGATAGAAAATAAGCATGTTACTTGGTGTCCTTCTTATGGCCCTGAGATGAGAGGAGGTACTGCTAATTGTTCAGTAGTTGTAAGTGATGAACTTGTAGGCTCTCCTATGATTTCTCATGATGCCAGTGCGGCAGTTATTATGAATCTTCCTTCTCTTACCAAATTTGAAAAAGATGTTCTTCCTAATGGAATACTTTTAATAAATTCATCTTTGATAGATAAAAAGGCTTCAAGAGATGATATAAAAGTTGCTTATGTTGAAGCAAATAAAATTGCAGGCGATATAGGCAATCCTAAATCTGCTAATATGGTTATGCTTGGTGCTTTGCTTACACTTCATAATATAGTATCATTTGACAGTGTGCAGCAGGCATTTTTGAAGGTATTCGGAGAGCGTAAGAAAGATTTTCTTCCGTCCAATGAAAAGGCTCTTAATGCTGGACGCGATGCAGTTAAAGATTTAGTATCTTAATGTAATATAGTTATTTAATAAATAAAAAAGCTTGAGATAAAAAATTACGAGTGCCTGCTATTTGAAAAATGGCAGGCTCTTTTTACGAGTAATTTTTTATATATAAATAAAAAAGGCTCTTAATGCCGGACGCGATGCCGTTAAAGATTTAGTATCTTAATGAATATAGTTATTTAATAAATAAAAAAAGCTTGAGATAAAAAATTACGAGTGCCTGCTATTTGAAAAATGGCAGGCTCTTTTTACGAGTAATTTTTTATTTATAAATAAAGTTTTTAGCGAAAATTTTTTTATATATAAATAAAAAAGGCATTAAATGCCGGACGCGATGCCGTTAAAGATTTAGTATCTTAATGTAATATAGTTATTTAATAAATAAAAAAGCTTGAGATAAAAAATTACGAGTGCCTGCTATTTGAAAAATGGCAGGCTCTTTTTACGAGTAATTTTTTATTTATAAATAAAAGGTTCTTTTAATGGGTAGTTTTTTATTTATTTTTTATATCAACTTTTTTGGCTTTGCCAAAGTTGCAAAAAAGACATATAAATATTTTAACATAAACTAATGTTATTATAAATTTATTTGATTCTACTTAATGACATTTTATTTTTTATAAAAGTCTTATATTTTCAAAAATGGCACTAGTAATGAATATTTTCTTAATTTACTTTTATATATTTATTTGTTATAATTTGTTTATGAGAAATATTAACAGAATGAACGATTACTTTGTGCGTTACCTTCTAGGCTCTCTTGGAAATGAAGATATATTAGAAAATATAGTAAATTGTGTACTTAGAGATTCAAAATTTGATTAAGTACATGATTTAGAAATTATAAATCCTCATAATTTGCCTGAAAATATTAATCTCAAAGAATCTGTTCTTGATGTGAAAGCTAAAACAAAAGACAATAAAAAATAATTATAGAGATACAATTATCTGGAAATATTGATTTTGTAAAAAGGATATTTTATTATATATCAAAAAATGTGGTAAGTGAAATTAATGAAAACGAACCTTATGATATTATTAGTCAGATTATAAGTATTAATTTTGTGAACTTTAATATGGATTTTTATGATGAAGGTAAAGCCCATAGATGTTTTAAATTAATAGATACTGAGAATCATAGTGTGTCATTAGATATGATGCAGATGCATATAATAGAAGTACCAAGATTTATAAAAATATTAAATAATGCCAATACGGATGATATTAAGAAAAATAAAATATTATCTTGGATAGAGTTTTTTACAGTTAAAGATTTAGATAAAGTAAAAGATAAATTAAAGGAGGTTAATGATATTATGCCTAAAGTAATAGATAAATATGAGAGATTTATATCAAGTAAAGAAGAAATGGAAGTTTATAACGCCAGAGATGCTTTTTTATATGGTCAAACTATAATGTTAAAAAGAGAGAGAGATGAAGGTATAAGAGAAGGTATAGAACAAGGTAAAAAAGAACAGCAAATATCCATAGCTAAAAAATTAAAAGAATCAGGAATAGATATAAAAATAATAAGTGAAAATACAGATTTGAGCATAGAAGAAATAAAAAAATTATGAGCGTCTAGTAAATTTATTTACTAGACACTGTGGGCGAATAATTTTTTATGTGTAAATATAGAAATAAAAAAATTATGAGCGTCTAGTAAATTCGCATAATGCTTACAGAGTCATTTACTAAACTCCAGAAGCGAATAAGTTTTTTATAAAGTATATAATAAATAGAAAAACTATAATAAAATATATTAGTTGAAAAAATATATAATATTATTATATTATAAAAAGAGTTAATTTTATATAAAGAGGTGAGCAATATTATGAAGAAAATTTTATTAATAACTTCAATGTTAATAATAACTATCAGTACAAATCTTATGGCTAAAAGCGGTTTCGGAGTTGATTTGAGTGTACCTTTAGGAGCTGGTATTGGTTTTTTTTATGAAGATGGAAAAGAAAATAAAACATTGAAGCCGGATGGAGGATTTGAATTCGGAGTATATTTAAAACCTAATTATTATTTTGATTTAAGTATTTTATCTTTAGGTATAGCATTGGATATTGGATATCAAAGAGATGTATTCGCTTATAAATCAGATATTAATAAAGGTAATTTGACATTTGATAGCTTGAGTGTAGGTTTAATGCCTAAAATTGATATATTATTCTTATCTATTGGTGTAGGTGCTGGAGTAAAATTTCCTCTTGGTGGAAGCAGTTATTCTAAAGAAAATAGCGGAGGAGAGCATGTTGAAAAATATGATTTAAAACAGCTTCAAAATAATTTTAAGAATTTATACATACCATATCTTAAAGCAAGTTTAGATTTTCTTTTATTATATAATTTTACTTTGGGTATTTATATGTCTTATGATTTTCCTGTTATGGAATATAAAGAAGTTTCTCCAAAAGTAACATTCGGAGGATTTGATATAGGCGGACAAATAGGTATAAGATTCTAATAATTTTATTAAATATAAAAACCATGCAGAATTTCTGACATGGTTTTTATATTATTTATTACTTTTTTATCATTATTATTAATCTATAATAGCATAGGCTCTAACTGGAGAACCTTCGCTTCCTATGATTTTTAAAGGTGCGGCACTGAAAAAGAATTTTTTATGAGATACCTTTTCTAAATTTATCAGATTTTCTACAATACATATATCATTAGAAAATAAAATATCATGTATAAAGTTATTATTTGAAATTGAATCAACTGAAGGAGTATCTATTCCTATAGTTTTTATTTTTAAATCTATAAGCTTATATGCAAAACTTTCACTCAAATATGGAAAATTTTTATAATGTTTTTCTGTATTAATATTCTTATGCCAATATGTATTAATAAGAAGTATACTGCATTCTTTTATTATGTCAAAATTGAAATTATCATCAAAATTTATTTTATTATCATTATCAGGCATTATATCAATACAATAAGCATTTCCAACAAAATA
It contains:
- a CDS encoding L-cystine transporter; this encodes MGLYIVINIIILLALIGLLYFMQKKHMNFTIRVLSALVLGLALGFVLRTVYASNMEIVNQSIVWYNVVGNGYVRLLQMLVMPLIFVSITMALLNIKGNSNNLGKMTMIIIGVLMITTAISALVGFLTAKGFGLDASKLQSLVGDISKGASNYEGRLEEFSSRPVPQQLLDIIPTNPFAALAGMGGSPTLSVVFFAALVGSSALGLRKKKPEVFEFFQKIMQSLHDVVMKIVAFVMRLTPFGVLALMAKFMATSDLNAFAQLGQFLLASYISIIIMLIVHSIILMIFGYNPIKYYTKAFTVLTFAFSSRTSAGTLPLTVSALKDKMGISEGVSNLSASLAVTIGQNGCAGIYPAMVVAMIAPTLGINPLEPAFLIKAVIIIAIGSFGIAGVGGGATNAALITLSALGFPVGLVAILLGIEPLIDMGRTMLNVNDGMVTAAVTGKICKEVDMDKFNSNDNTSSNEAEAM
- the pepT gene encoding peptidase T, coding for MKTYERFIKYTSFNTTSNSRNENQTPSTEGQRVFAEYLVNELKTMGIDNAYIDDKSFVYASIPASKGKEDKPKLGFIAHLDTNEDAPGENIKTNIIKNYDGKDIVLNKEKNIVLSSKKFDNLNKYIGNDLIVTDGTTLLGADDKAGIAEIMTMAEILMNDKTIEHGEIKIAFTPDEEIGEGIEYFDIEKFNADFAYTIDGGEIGEIEYENFNAASCKIKVNGVNVHPGYSKNKMKNAILFAMEFNSMLPAEQKPQYTEKYEGFYHLSYIEGTEEKAELEYIIRDHDLEKFNNKKEFIKDICSFLNKKYGENTFICDIKDSYYNMKEKILPHMHLIDNAKKAFNECGIKEKIVPIRGGTDGARLSFRGLPCPNLSAGGENFHSRFEYIPVQSLEKMTEVILKIVSIYSN
- a CDS encoding thiamine pyrophosphate-dependent enzyme, which translates into the protein MANKYNLAEQENILESGNELAAIAAAQINYHVMGYYPITPSTQIAEYLDEMKANGRHTVCMIPGDGEHGAAGICYGATTAGGRVFNATSANGLLFAMEQLPVQAGTRFPMVLNVVNRTVSGPLDIKCDQSDIMMALNTGWIIIMAHTTQMVYDFNIFALKIAERAKLPIIVSSDGFFTSHQKKKIHLFKNDKDVQDFLGTYTPEVTSVEPGKNPVTIGPYMNEDELTGSKLQLSQALEDSRAIILDVFEEFASLSGRKYSPIETYNMEGAEVALMLCGSAYETGTLAVDEMKKANPNLKIGAFAITQIRPFPEKELQKLLANVKVVVVGDRQDSYSGMGGNMSTEIRAALKNDVNNKSSIVSRVYGLGGTEFTLEKAKELFELGLKELANPGSVEKHSYLEQYMGHAGVEMKPIHEHLTLESQKSGITVTMNEQTHKLEVKVPPLRELTGKAYRYAQGHGACNGCGIFSGINTFMKGIEGEVVLLVHTGCSMVVTTGYPYSSYRTTYVHNLFQNGAATLSGVVEMYHERKRRGEIQGPEDPTFIMVTGDGGHDIGMGPSIGAAIRNHKMIILEYDNEGYMNTGNQLSFSTPIGHRTSTSNVGKAEVGKQFNHKDVAQIFAGCHIPYVATGCESYPLDLIKKAAKAQWYANHHGTAFVKLLIACPLNWKSPDDMGKDVIKAAVDCCFFPLYEVEHGITTITTMIADDKKLPVTEWLKMMGKTKHLLKHQDLLDSFQKEVDRRWTRIKAMHESPVL